The Coffea arabica cultivar ET-39 chromosome 10e, Coffea Arabica ET-39 HiFi, whole genome shotgun sequence region TGAAAGGCCTTGGCAAACATTCCACGAGCCCTAGTAATATAGCAGTTTGGTTTTTGTTCCTGAGCATGTCAATTTCTTTAGCTGCAAAAGTAGCATTTGCTGATTCAGAAAAGAAAGTGTATATTGTTTTCATGGATCGACCCATTGGCCAAGACCTGAGAGATTATGCTATTCAAATTCTGTCTTCTGTCCTCGGCAGGTAGGCATATAGATAATAGATGTTCAATATTTTTGTGTATTTATTAtaaatttctttaaaaataatcaaacttaattttggataaatgtTTTCTACAATCGGTTTGTAGTACAAGCTCCTTAAATTTTGTACAAATATTGCACCCATAAagagtttttgtaaaaatacGAGAGATTGATCCTTTTACTTTACTTTTAATTATATGATGGGAGGAACTTATGATAAA contains the following coding sequences:
- the LOC113713020 gene encoding subtilisin-like protease SBT3.9 isoform X4, whose translation is MLKGLGKHSTSPSNIAVWFLFLSMSISLAAKVAFADSEKKVYIVFMDRPIGQDLRDYAIQILSSVLGSHKAAEEALGYVYRRVGPGFSGRLTPEQATRLQY
- the LOC113713020 gene encoding subtilisin-like protease SBT3.9 isoform X3 yields the protein MLKGLGKHSTSPSNIAVWFLFLSMSISLAAKVAFADSEKKVYIVFMDRPIGQDLRDYAIQILSSVLGSHKAAEEALGYVYRRVGPGFSGRLTPEQATRLQYISFFFV
- the LOC113713020 gene encoding subtilisin-like protease SBT3.9 isoform X2 codes for the protein MLKGLGKHSTSPSNIAVWFLFLSMSISLAAKVAFADSEKKVYIVFMDRPIGQDLRDYAIQILSSVLGSHKAAEEALGYVYRRVGPGFSGRLTPEQATRLQSISRWSSPAML
- the LOC113713020 gene encoding subtilisin-like protease SBT3.9 isoform X1, with translation MLKGLGKHSTSPSNIAVWFLFLSMSISLAAKVAFADSEKKVYIVFMDRPIGQDLRDYAIQILSSVLGSHKAAEEALGYVYRRVGPGFSGRLTPEQATRLQFQPGVVYVKESEVYEMDPGGAASS